The sequence TTATTATGAATTTCAGTTTCAGCAGATTTTATTCAATTCCTTGGCGTTACCACGTATTTTTCTGGCTGACGTATTTTTTGTTCAATACTTTTCGCTGGGGAATTTACTTCAACGATTATGTTTATTCGTTCAAGAGTAATTTATTGGGTTTTCCTATTCATATGACTTTATGCTATTTGAATATTTTGCTCTTTATGCCGTATTTGGTTTACCGAAAAAAATATGTTTTGTATATACTCGCTGTTTTGATTTCGATATTTTTAATGGTGATTTTGAAATTCAACCTTACTTATCTGCTTATTAATCATGACGTTTGGCCAGAAGGACCAACTAAAATCGATAAACTGACACTGACCTACACAATTGACATGATGATTGGCGAATTGTACGTGATCACATTTGTAACGGCAATCAAGATTACATTGGATTTTATGAAAGAGCAAAAAAGAGTTGTCGATCTCGAAAAATCACAATTGGAAACCGAATTGCTTTTCCTAAAATCTCAAATTTCTCCTCATTTTCTTTTTAATACGCTTAATAATATCTACTCTTTATCTGTAGAAAAATCCAACAAAACGCCGAGAATAGTAACAAAGCTTTCTGAATTAATGCGTTATATGTTGTATGAAACAAAAAACAGAAGACAAAGCTTAGAAAATGAAATACTTTGTATTCAAAATTACCTTGATTTGGAGCGAATTCGAAATGACGACAGATTAGAAATAAACATGTCTATTTCGGGTGATATTCACGATAAAGAAATTGCGCCGATTATTCTTTTGACTTTTATTGAAAATGCATTTAAACATGGCGTAAACAAGAATACTGGAAAAGTTGTTATTGACATCAATTTTAAAATAAAAGATGATTTTCTGCATTTCAGCGTTTCAAATCCGCAACCGGAATTTACTTTGCATGAAGATAATTTCAATAGTTCAAGTGGCATCGGAATCGAAAATGTAAAGAAAAGACTGGAATTAGGTTACAATAAAAATGAGTATAATCTTTCTTTTAAAAAGAAAAAGAATATTTTTGTTGTAAAGCTTAAAATTAAAGTCACTTAGCACGACTTTTGCTGTGTAAAAACAGTGCCTGCTAAATTATTTTGCGCAAAAAATAATAATAAAAAAATGAAAGTAAATTGTTTGATTATTGATGATGAGCCTTTGGCAATCAATGTTATTAAAAATTATTTGGAACCCCTTGAAGATTTTGAGGTTCTAAATACTTTTAGCAACCCGATTGAAGGCTTGAATTATTTAAAAAACAATAAAGTCGACGTCATTTTTTTAGATATTAATATGCCGGTTTTAGATGGTATAAATTTCATAAAAAGTCTTGAAAACCCTCCGTTAGTCATTATTACAAGTGCTTACAGCCAATTTGCTATTGAAACTTACGAACTTGATGTTGTGGATTTTTTAGTAAAACCAATTGAATTTCCAAGACTAATGAAAGCCCTTAACAAAGTAAGCAAACGTCTTGAAACTATAAACAACATTACACCCGAGAATACAGCAGACAATCCATTCATTTTTGTCAAAATTGATAAAAAACGAATGAAGAAGATTTTCCTGAATGAGATTTTGGTAATCGAAAGCTTGAAAGATTATTTAAAAATCAGTACGCTTACCAACAAATACATCATTCACAGCACGATGTCAGACTTCACCGATTTGTTGCCCGAAAGAAATTTTTTAAGAATTCATCGTTCATTTACAGTAGCCATTGACAAAATTGATGCTGTTGAAGGAAACAGCATCGAAATTGAAGGTCTTAGATATGTTATCGGAAGATCGTATATGGAGCACGTTAAGCAAAGAATTTTAAATTCTTCGACTTAATTAAAACCAGAAATTGAGTAACAAAAAACACCATTAAATACTAAAAAGTACAGAATGGTGTTTTTTTTATATGCATTAAAGTTTACTTACAATTTATGAAGCATGCTGGCCGCTCCCAACAAAGCCGCTCCTTCATTATCAGTAGAAACAACTACACTAACCTCTAAGCCGTTTTCTTTAATTTTTTTATCGAAAGTTGAAAGAAAGAATTTGCTCGCATTGGCAATTTTTCCTCCAATAATAAAATGGTTTGCACCAAATTTAGTTATCCAAGGGATTGCTACCTCAGCCAAATCCTCACCCATTTGTTCAAAAACCTTAATTGCAATTTCATCGCCGCCAAGTGCCAGATTGTAGAGCTCCAAACCATTGCTAAGCATTTTTCCAGACAAGGTTTTATAGCCTCCTAATAGTCCGCGCGCCGAAACATAATCTTCTGCCATACCGTCTTTGAATGGCAAATTATAAATTTCTCCATCAGTTGGGACTGATTCTCCAGTTGAAACAGAAACGCCTTTATCAATAAAACATGCTCCAAGTCCTGTTCCTAATGTAACTGCCATTACTTTTTTAGAAAGATTAGCAGCATCTTTAAAAACTTCGCCTTTTCCAAAGCAAACGGCATCATTTTCAAAAAGAATCGGAAAATCGCTAGACAAGTTAAGCGTTCCTTGAAACAGATAACGAACATTCAGACCGTAAAAATGCTCATATTTAGATTGATCTTTTATCCAGCAAAGTCCATTGGCATAATCAAACGGACCAGGCATGCATACGGCAAGACCTTTTACTTCTTCAACTTTTGAATTTTCAATTGAAATCCGAATCACTTTTTCCCAAATAGTCATAACCTGATCGACTGGCAAATTAGAATCAAACGATTCTTTATGTACCGAAAAGTCAATCATTTTCATATTCGCAATATCTATAATTGCTGCGGTAATATGTGTTCCTCCAATGTCAACTCCAACGGCATATTCTTTATTCATTGTTATTTTTACTGTTTATTGTTTGTCGTTTATAGTTTGTTGTTTTTAGTAGCAGAGATTCACTTTTCACTAATCACTTTTCACTAATCACTTTTTACTAATCACTTTTTACTAATCACTTTTTACTAATTACTTTTTACTAATTACTAATTACTAATTACTATCTGACCAACTGTTTAAATATTTTTATCTTTTAAAATTTGTGGGTATTTGATGCTGGTATGTACAATCATTTCTCCAAAAAGTGTATTAGCCCACGCAAACCATTTTCGCGTAAACTTGGCTACATCATCTTTATGAAACGATTCATGCATGAAACCGGTATCAGCATTTGTTTTAATCAAATTGCTGATGCAGGCTTTGATTTCTTTTTCATCGACACTTGTAATGGCTCTCAAGACAATACTCATTGGCCAAATGGTATCAGCTCCTGTATGCGGACCGCCAATTCCTTCACCTGCTTTTCCTTTGTAGAAAAACGGATTGTTTTCTGAAAGCACCACTTTTCTGGTATTCAAATACAACGGACTGTCTGGTTCAATTGCTCCTAAATACGGAAGGGACAATAACGAAGGAACATTGGCATCATCCATCATATGAAAACTACCGTATCCGTTTACTTCAAAAGCAATAATTTTTCCGAATTTTGGATGTTCGATAATTCCGTTTTCTTCTAATCCTTTTTGAACTTGATTTCTTAATTCTGTGGCTTTGGCAACCAAATCTTTGTCCAACATGGCTGGCAAAGAGAAAATTTCGATCAAGTAACCCAAAACTTCAATAGCAAACATATTGCTCGGAATCAAGTATCCAAATAAAGTACTGTCGTCACTTGGCCTAAAAGTAGAAACAATCAAACCACAAGGTTTTACAGGATATCCGTAACCGCTCAAAGGTACGCCATCAGTCGCCCAAGCTGTTTCTCTTTGGAAAGTGTAAGGCCCTTTATCTGTCCATCTTTGCTGTTCTTTAAAAGTTTGCAATACTAAAAGCATAGCTTCTTTCCATTGTTTGTCAAACAAACTTAGGTCGCCTGTTTCTTTCCAATATCCATGCGCCAAACGAATAGGATAACACAAACTGTCAATTTCCCATTTGCGTTCGTGAATTCCCGGTTTCATTTTGGTCAAATCATTTTTCCATTCGCTTATCTTAGAAAAATCTTTATAAAAAGCATTTGCATAAGGATCCAACAAAATGCATTTTGTCTGGCGATTGATTACGCCTTTTACCAATTCGGCCAGTTTTTTATCTTCTTTCACAAATGGAATGTAAGGCCAAATTTGAGCCGTACTATCGCGAAGCCACATTGCGTCGATATCTCCCGTAATTACATACGTATCCGGTTTTCCGTCGATAACTTCAAAATCAAC comes from Flavobacterium sp. KACC 22761 and encodes:
- a CDS encoding response regulator transcription factor, translating into MKVNCLIIDDEPLAINVIKNYLEPLEDFEVLNTFSNPIEGLNYLKNNKVDVIFLDINMPVLDGINFIKSLENPPLVIITSAYSQFAIETYELDVVDFLVKPIEFPRLMKALNKVSKRLETINNITPENTADNPFIFVKIDKKRMKKIFLNEILVIESLKDYLKISTLTNKYIIHSTMSDFTDLLPERNFLRIHRSFTVAIDKIDAVEGNSIEIEGLRYVIGRSYMEHVKQRILNSST
- a CDS encoding ROK family protein; this encodes MNKEYAVGVDIGGTHITAAIIDIANMKMIDFSVHKESFDSNLPVDQVMTIWEKVIRISIENSKVEEVKGLAVCMPGPFDYANGLCWIKDQSKYEHFYGLNVRYLFQGTLNLSSDFPILFENDAVCFGKGEVFKDAANLSKKVMAVTLGTGLGACFIDKGVSVSTGESVPTDGEIYNLPFKDGMAEDYVSARGLLGGYKTLSGKMLSNGLELYNLALGGDEIAIKVFEQMGEDLAEVAIPWITKFGANHFIIGGKIANASKFFLSTFDKKIKENGLEVSVVVSTDNEGAALLGAASMLHKL
- a CDS encoding glycoside hydrolase family 125 protein; protein product: MQSRRKFIKNAGIFSAGLLAIQTDVFASQSNAFDFALKDFISKRPPLAERKFTSPAIEAAITRIKKQIANPELAWLFENCFPNTLDTTVDFEVIDGKPDTYVITGDIDAMWLRDSTAQIWPYIPFVKEDKKLAELVKGVINRQTKCILLDPYANAFYKDFSKISEWKNDLTKMKPGIHERKWEIDSLCYPIRLAHGYWKETGDLSLFDKQWKEAMLLVLQTFKEQQRWTDKGPYTFQRETAWATDGVPLSGYGYPVKPCGLIVSTFRPSDDSTLFGYLIPSNMFAIEVLGYLIEIFSLPAMLDKDLVAKATELRNQVQKGLEENGIIEHPKFGKIIAFEVNGYGSFHMMDDANVPSLLSLPYLGAIEPDSPLYLNTRKVVLSENNPFFYKGKAGEGIGGPHTGADTIWPMSIVLRAITSVDEKEIKACISNLIKTNADTGFMHESFHKDDVAKFTRKWFAWANTLFGEMIVHTSIKYPQILKDKNI
- a CDS encoding sensor histidine kinase, with product MNFSFSRFYSIPWRYHVFFWLTYFLFNTFRWGIYFNDYVYSFKSNLLGFPIHMTLCYLNILLFMPYLVYRKKYVLYILAVLISIFLMVILKFNLTYLLINHDVWPEGPTKIDKLTLTYTIDMMIGELYVITFVTAIKITLDFMKEQKRVVDLEKSQLETELLFLKSQISPHFLFNTLNNIYSLSVEKSNKTPRIVTKLSELMRYMLYETKNRRQSLENEILCIQNYLDLERIRNDDRLEINMSISGDIHDKEIAPIILLTFIENAFKHGVNKNTGKVVIDINFKIKDDFLHFSVSNPQPEFTLHEDNFNSSSGIGIENVKKRLELGYNKNEYNLSFKKKKNIFVVKLKIKVT